A window of the Lactuca sativa cultivar Salinas chromosome 5, Lsat_Salinas_v11, whole genome shotgun sequence genome harbors these coding sequences:
- the LOC111880381 gene encoding uncharacterized protein LOC111880381, with protein sequence MSHRLQRKNIDKEIAGKLIRVLATNPYVKTFRRLADLVPLDNYRVTLNASVELDQRVYNRLTTSEVAGIWVEGNDNIAAYKRSIIVYGKSEKPQTIQSYWGCYDPLCYPLFFPNGESGWHLKIPRHGFSINDIINDDEDIGDDLEDSNTKKGRNTVSMREYYCYKFQIRPNYNVILLRGRLLQQFVVDIYIKLETSRLDFYRKNQSKIRADLYQGVVDCVNAGEVRPTMIGQCVVLPASFIGGPRDMRRRFLDAMTLVQDDGKPDIFLTMTCNPNWPEIKNELLPWQTAQDRSELVSRVFRAKLEDLKKQLLNKHVLGVVGSYVYVIEFQKRGLPHVHFLLIMMPPYKLTNADHYDKIVCAKIPDPIRYPKMHELVISHMIHGPCGSLNSDCPCMNNEQKKCRFRYPRQFNETTLQGKDSYPVYRRRDNGIEVDILGNKMDNRWVVPYNPKLLMMFNCHMNVEVCSSITSVKYVFKYIYKGHDKQVINIDPDGQPVVINEIKRYQDARYVSPPEAIWRIFRFPLSQIYPCVMALQVHLPNQQLVRFSEDDTLPSVVEKERDNRSMVTAFFLKNKEDIRAREYKYRDFPKKFTWDPMSHRWNHRKLGLMRGRLVSANPAEGERYYLRLLLFHISGPTCFEDLYTVNNIKYPTFRKAALERGLIESDDGLSQCLTEASLFQFPNALRRLFATILRFCEPGDVRKLWHEHYNGLSEDYRRQYGSVERVQNIVLTEIMVFLQSMGDRIDDFDLPKINQNVDLEFGVFREVQEECSIVLEHEHLQARDSLNPEQTFAYDEIMRHVHNDIPGVFFIDGPGGTGKTFLYKALLANIRSCGHIALATASSGVAANNMPGGRTTHSRFKIPINLENNLVCKISRQSGTAQLLRTAKVIIWDEASMAKRHALEAVDRTMKDITGVMLPFGGKIMVLGGDFRQVLSVVRRGTRAQTVDSSIRMSPLWSSITKLRLTINMRALTDPWFLDFLLRVGDGVEETVHKNFIRIPDDMVIPFTKKEKSLHALIDAIFPSFEINRSEPDYIISRAILSTRNDSVDEINDYLIGRFHGEERIYYSFDEAVDDINNFYPVEFLNTLSVSGLPPHYLRLKVGCPIILLRNLDPSNGLCNDTRLICKSFQHNVIDAEIAVGQHAGKRVFLPRIPLSPSEDDMFPFKLKRKQFPIRLCFAMTINKA encoded by the exons ATGTCACATAGACTCCAAAGGAAGAATATTGATAAAGAAATTGCTGGAAAGTTGATTCGTGTTCTTGCTACAAACCCATACGTGAAGACATTTCGAAGACTTGCTGATCTAGTGCCGCTTGACAATTATAGAGTCACTTTAAATGCATCGGTAGAACTTGATCAAAGGGTATACAACCGACTAACCACATCTGAG GTCGCTGGTATTTGGGTTGAAGGTAACGACAACATAGCCGCATATAAACGAAGTATTATCGTTTATGGAAAATCTGAGAAACCGCAAACAATTCAATCTTATTGGGGATGTTATGATCCATTGTGTTATCCTTTATTTTTTCCTAACGGTGAGTCTGGATGGCATTTAAAAATCCCAAGACATGGATTTTCCATCAATGATATTATTAATGACGATGAAGACATCGGGGATGATTTAGAAG ACTCTAATACAAAAAAAGGGCGGAATACTGTATCTATGCGAGAGTACTACTGCTATAAGTTTCAAATTCGGCCAAATTATAATGTAATTTTGTTGAGAGGGAGATTGCTACAACAGTTTGTAGTAGATATCTACATCAAGCTTGAGACTTCACGTTTGgatttttatagaaaaaaccAGTCCAAAATAAGAGCAGATTTATACCAAGGTGTAGTGGATTGTGTTAATGCTGGTGAGGTTCGACCGACTATGATAGGGCAATGTGTCGTGTTGCCTGCAAGTTTCATCGGAGGACCCCGTGACATGCGGCGACGATTTCTTGACGCCATGACTTTAGTTCAAGATGACGGGAAGCCTGACATATTTCTTACAATGACATGCAATCCAAATTGGCCAGAAATAAAAAATGAGTTACTACCTTGGCAGACGGCCCAAGATCGATCAGAACTTGTGTCAAGAGTTTTTCGTGCTAAGTTAGAGGATCTTAAGAAACAACTCCTCAATAAGCATGTACTTGGTGTAGTGGGTTCGTACGTTTATGTCATTGAGTTTCAAAAGCGTGGTTTGCCGCATGTGCATTTCCTCTTGATAATGATGCCTCCATACAAGCTTACTAATGCAGACCATTACGACAAAATAGTATGTGCTAAAATTCCAGACCCAATAAGGTATCCTAAAATGCACGAATTGGTCATCTCACACATGATACATGGTCCTTGCGGTAGCTTAAACTCTGATTGTCCTTGTATGAATAATGAGCAAAAGAAATGTCGTTTTAGATACCCTCGACAATTCAATGAAACAACATTACAAGGAAAGGACTCATATCCTGTGTACCGAAGAAGAGATAATGGTATAGAGGTGGACATACTGGGCAATAAGATGGATAACAGATGGGTTGTCCCGTATAACCCAAAGTTGTTAATGATGTTTAACTGCCATATGAATGTTGAAGTCTGCTCGAGTATAACCTCTGTGAAATATGTGTTTAAGTATATTTACAAGGGCCATGACAAACAAGTTATCAATATTGATCCGGATGGACAACCAGTTGTTATCAATGAGATAAAACGGTATCAGGATGCACGATATGTCTCACCTCCTGAGGCAATATGGAGGATTTTTAGGTTCCCCCTTTCTCAGATATACCCTTGTGTGATGGCTTTGCAGGTGCATCTCCCAAATCAACAGTTAGTTAGGTTCAGTGAGGATGATACACTGCCTAGCGTTGTTGAAAAGGAGAGAGATAATAGATCAATGGTGACTgcgttttttctaaaaaataaagaAGATATTCGTGCAAGAGAATATAAATACAGAGATTTTCCTAAAAAGTTTACGTGGGATCCGATGTCACATCGTTGGAATCATCGAAAACTAGGATTAATGCGAGGTCGTTTGGTTTCTGCTAATCCTGCTGAAGGGGAGCGATACTACCTTCGCCTACTTTTATTTCATATTAGTGGCCCTACGTGTTTTGAAGATCTGTATACGGTCAACAATATAAAATACCCAACATTTCGGAAAGCAGCTCTTGAAAGAGGCTTAATAGAGTCCGATGATGGTTTGTCTCAATGTCTTACAGAGGCATCTTTGTTTCAATTTCCCAATGCTCTTAGAAGGTTGTTTGCAACAATATTGAGGTTTTGTGAGCCAGGAGATGTTCGTAAGTTATGGCATGAGCACTACAATGGACTTTCAGAAGATTATAGACGACAATACGGCAGTGTTGAGAGAGTCCAGAATATTGTCCTCACTGAAATCATGGTATTCCTACAATCTATGGGTGACCGCATTGATGATTTTGATCTtccaaaaataaatcaaaatgtgGATTTAGAATTTGGAGTTTTTCGTGAGGTACAAGAAGAATGCTCTATTGTTTTAGAACATGAACATTTACAAGCCCGAGATTCTCTCAATCCCGAACAAACGTTTGCATATGATGAGATCATGCGGCATGTCCATAATGATATTCCTGGAGTGTTCTTCATAGATGGTCCTGGTGGAACAGGAAAAACATTTTTGTACAAAGCTTTACTTGCTAATATTCGTTCGTGTGGTCATATTGCACTCGCGACTGCTTCATCTGGTGTTGCGGCTAATAACATGCCCGGGGGAAGAACAACTCACTCTCGCTTTAAGATTCCTATCAATCTTGAAAATAACTTAGTCTGTAAGATTTCAAGACAAAGTGGTACTGCACAACTACTTCGGACTGCAAAAGTAATCATTTGGGACGAAGCGTCGATGGCTAAAAGACATGCATTGGAGGCGGTGGACCGTACAATGAAAGATATCACTGGGGTGATGCTCCCATTTGGTGGAAAGATAATGGTTTTGGGAGGTGATTTCAGACAAGTATTGTCGGTCGTTAGACGTGGAACACGAGCACAGACCGTGGATTCTAGCATACGTATGTCACCTCTTTGGTCTTCGATTACCAAGTTGCGGTTAACTATAAATATGAGAGCACTAACCGATCCATGGTTCTTAGACTTTCTATTACGTGTCGGTGATGGAGTTGAAGAAACGGTGCACAAAAACTTTATTCGCATCCCTGATGATATGGTAATTCCCTTCACTAAAAAAGAAAAGTCATTGCATGCTTTGATTGATGCAATCTTTCCATCCTTTGAAATTAATAGATCTGAACCAGATTATATAATTTCGCGTGCAATATTATCCACAAGAAATGATAGTGTCGATGAGATTAATGATTATTTGATCGGCCGATTCCATGGAGAAGAGCGAATTTACTATAGTTTTGATGAAGCCGTGGACGATATAAATAACTTCTATCCTGTGGAATTCTTGAACACGCTCAGTGTTAGTGGTTTGCCCCCTCATTACTTAAGACTGAAAGTTGGATGCCCGATAATACTGTTACGGAATCTCGACCCGTCAAATGGATTATGTAACGACACCCGATTGATATGTAAAAGTTTTCAGCACAATGTCATTGATGCCGAAATAGCTGTTGGTCAACATGCTGGAAAGAGGGTATTTTTGCCAAGGATTCCTCTAAGTCCGTCTGAAGATGACATGTTCCCGTTCAAGCTGAAGAGAAAGCAATTTCCAATTCGATTATGTTTTGCAATGACAATAAATAAAGCTTAG
- the LOC111880378 gene encoding CASP-like protein 1 gives MASNDSAIPPHAHAAVSMEVPLKTSAPPPEYSATRGAGGSKKHAVVDVFFRVVLFATSVAAIVLLVISNQTELIPIAPGIAISRTGKFSHSPAHINLLATLSTAALYSIITGLISVFALRKPGGTSTKLKFHFVIVDSLLLGIMAAATGASGGVSYVGLKGNSHSRWNEICDTYDTYCIRVGASIALSLVSSITLLLLVWINTYALSKKIARL, from the exons ATGGCATCCAATGACTCCGCTATTCCTCCACATGCCCATGCCGCCGTTAGTATGGAGGTACCACTAAAGACGTCAGCGCCACCACCGGAGTACAGTGCTACAAGAGGCGCAGGTGGATCTAAGAAGCATGCAGTGGTTGATGTGTTCTTCAGGGTCGTGCTTTTTGCAACTTCCGTGGCTGCTATCGTTCTTCTGGTGATTTCTAATCAAACTGAGCTTATTCCGATTGCACCCGGGATAGCAATATCCAGGACTGGAAAATTCAGTCACTCCCCAGCTCACAT AAACCTTTTGGCAACGCTCTCCACGGCTGCTTTATACAGCATCATCACTGGTTTAATATCAGTTTTCGCACTCAGGAAGCCAGGAGGAACCTCAACAAAGCTAAAATTTCATTTTGTGATAGTCGATTCA CTGCTATTAGGTATCATGGCTGCAGCAACAGGAGCATCAGGAGGTGTATCTTACGTAGGACTCAAAGGAAACTCTCATAGCAGATGGAACGAGATCTGTGACACGTACGATACTTATTGCATCCGTGTTGGAGCCTCTATTGCTTTGTCTCTCGTATCCTCCATAACACTTCTACTGTTGGTTTGGATCAACACTTATGCACTTTCCAAGAAGATCGCCAGGCTATAG